In the Solibacillus sp. FSL K6-1523 genome, one interval contains:
- a CDS encoding DUF3307 domain-containing protein, whose product MLILLFLLGHLIADYPLQSDRLVKKKQSGALGVFQHVGIHFITYFVLLMIGIYFDLIEFNGTIIFYLFLICLLHLLIDLMKEKLNDRIVKSSNLTPHQMSMRLTLLYILDQFIHIFSIVVFAILLFDDYSSLPNKLVEFATNRETIVLNFETKVISTFIILLINTYFFGHLIGKMLAEFRPANKIIETSIEGSFTSSNTNLRYEGFSESNIETQLNKYVTKAEDDVKLNKKISFISDSPPKAGLWIGILERNLILILCVSNHLSSIGFLIAMKALTRFKQFDDKSFSEYYLIGTMLSIILGMTAGFVMKFLWG is encoded by the coding sequence ATGTTAATATTACTATTTTTATTGGGACATTTAATAGCTGATTATCCATTACAATCTGATCGTTTAGTAAAGAAAAAGCAAAGTGGGGCTCTTGGTGTATTTCAACATGTCGGAATCCATTTTATAACGTATTTCGTGTTATTAATGATAGGTATTTATTTTGATTTGATTGAATTTAATGGCACCATTATTTTTTATCTATTTCTTATTTGCTTACTCCATTTACTAATAGATTTAATGAAAGAAAAGTTAAATGATCGAATAGTAAAAAGTAGCAATTTAACACCACACCAAATGTCAATGAGACTTACTTTATTGTATATTTTAGATCAATTCATCCATATTTTCAGTATTGTCGTATTCGCAATTCTACTATTTGACGATTATAGTAGTTTGCCAAACAAATTAGTAGAATTTGCAACAAACCGTGAGACGATTGTATTAAATTTTGAAACTAAGGTAATTAGCACGTTTATTATTTTGTTAATAAATACATATTTTTTTGGACATCTTATAGGTAAAATGTTAGCAGAATTTAGACCGGCGAATAAAATAATCGAAACTTCCATTGAGGGGAGCTTCACTTCTAGTAATACTAATTTGAGATATGAAGGGTTTAGTGAATCAAACATCGAAACGCAATTAAATAAATATGTAACCAAAGCGGAAGATGATGTGAAATTGAATAAAAAGATTTCATTTATTAGTGATTCGCCTCCAAAGGCTGGTTTATGGATTGGTATTTTAGAAAGAAACTTAATTTTGATCCTTTGCGTATCCAATCATTTGTCCAGCATTGGATTTTTAATTGCAATGAAAGCATTAACAAGGTTCAAACAATTTGATGATAAAAGTTTTTCTGAATACTATTTGATTGGTACGATGTTAAGCATCATATTAGGAATGACAGCTGGATTTGTAATGAAGTTTTTATGGGGATAA
- a CDS encoding PadR family transcriptional regulator, whose protein sequence is MKRHKLLPLTETMHYILLALREPLHGYAIMQKIEVMSEGQVRIAAGTLYGAIENLLKYDWIVLVPSEDPRRKVYRITNDGLAILQTEKERLNHILSLYEGVE, encoded by the coding sequence ATGAAAAGACATAAGTTACTTCCCTTAACGGAAACAATGCATTATATATTGTTGGCTTTAAGAGAGCCACTACATGGTTATGCAATTATGCAAAAAATTGAAGTGATGAGTGAGGGGCAAGTTCGGATAGCTGCGGGTACATTATATGGCGCAATTGAAAATCTATTGAAATACGATTGGATTGTACTTGTCCCTTCAGAAGATCCAAGAAGAAAAGTATATCGTATTACAAACGATGGGCTCGCTATTTTACAAACTGAAAAAGAACGTTTAAATCATATTCTCTCACTTTATGAAGGAGTCGAGTAA